The following proteins are encoded in a genomic region of Mycoplasma sp. NEAQ87857:
- the metK gene encoding methionine adenosyltransferase has translation MKKLFTSESVGRGHPDKLCDQLSDAILDEYLRLDPYAKVAVEVLASGHNVIIAGEVNSIVEVNVVEIAINILKELGYYTPKTSFLVDIKKQSPDIAQGVEQGEEIGAGDQGIMFGYATDETPEYMPLAITLAHSLVKQAEHLRQNNEFKYAKSDMKSQVTLDYTDSNNVKVDTILISIQHSEKYDETLFKSYIKDKIITPVLAKYHLDLPSNILINPTGKFVIGGPIGDTGLTGRKIIVDTYGGAARHGGGAFSGKDATKVDRSAAYAARWIAKNIVAAKLAKRLEVQIAYSIGVAQPVSIMVETFDTETIDKNIIEQIINEVFDLTPKGIIESLDLRKPIYEKTAYYGHFGRDDLNLPWESLSKVSEIKALAQKYTKNF, from the coding sequence ATGAAAAAATTATTTACAAGTGAATCAGTAGGTAGAGGTCATCCAGATAAATTATGTGATCAATTATCTGATGCTATCTTAGATGAATACCTACGTTTAGACCCATATGCTAAAGTAGCTGTAGAAGTATTAGCTAGTGGTCATAATGTTATTATTGCTGGAGAAGTTAACTCTATTGTTGAAGTTAATGTAGTAGAAATAGCAATTAACATATTAAAAGAATTAGGGTACTACACACCAAAAACTAGTTTTTTAGTTGATATTAAAAAACAAAGTCCAGATATTGCTCAAGGTGTAGAACAAGGTGAAGAAATTGGAGCAGGTGATCAAGGTATTATGTTTGGTTATGCCACTGATGAAACACCTGAATATATGCCTTTAGCTATTACTTTAGCTCATTCTTTAGTAAAACAAGCTGAGCATTTAAGACAAAATAATGAATTTAAATATGCTAAATCTGATATGAAAAGTCAAGTAACTTTAGATTATACTGATTCAAATAATGTTAAAGTTGATACTATTTTAATTAGTATTCAACATTCAGAAAAGTATGATGAAACATTATTTAAAAGTTACATTAAAGATAAAATCATTACTCCAGTATTAGCTAAATATCATTTAGATTTACCATCAAATATTTTAATTAATCCAACAGGTAAATTTGTTATTGGTGGTCCTATTGGAGATACTGGTTTAACTGGAAGAAAAATTATTGTAGATACCTATGGTGGAGCTGCAAGACATGGTGGAGGAGCTTTTAGTGGTAAAGACGCAACTAAAGTTGATCGTTCAGCTGCTTATGCTGCAAGATGAATTGCTAAAAACATAGTTGCTGCAAAATTAGCTAAAAGATTAGAAGTTCAAATTGCTTATTCTATAGGTGTTGCTCAACCTGTATCAATCATGGTTGAAACATTTGATACTGAAACCATTGACAAAAACATTATTGAACAAATCATTAATGAAGTATTTGATTTAACACCAAAAGGTATTATTGAATCATTAGATTTAAGAAAACCAATTTATGAAAAAACTGCTTATTATGGTCATTTTGGTAGAGATGATTTAAATCTACCTTGAGAATCATTATCTAAAGTAAGCGAAATTAAAGCATTGGCTCAAAAATATACAAAAAACTTTTAA
- the efp gene encoding elongation factor P produces the protein MINVNEFKPGITFQDNGDIFVVLEAQHSKQGRGQANVKAKVKNLRTGSTTIKSYTGGDKVKKAHIDKRRMNYLYNDGENIVLMDNETYEQVEIPVSLVEWELNFLKEGNEVLIRKFEEEVLDVELPASVDLVVTVAPDAVKGNTTTNPQKKIEVETGYELETPMFIKEGDVISISTETGKYVGKANK, from the coding sequence ATGATTAATGTAAATGAATTCAAACCAGGAATTACATTCCAAGATAATGGTGATATTTTTGTTGTGCTTGAAGCCCAACACTCAAAACAAGGTAGAGGACAAGCTAACGTTAAAGCTAAAGTTAAAAACTTAAGAACAGGTTCTACAACTATTAAATCATATACAGGTGGAGATAAAGTTAAAAAAGCTCACATCGATAAAAGAAGAATGAACTATTTATACAATGATGGAGAAAATATTGTATTAATGGATAATGAAACATATGAACAAGTAGAAATCCCAGTTTCATTAGTAGAATGAGAACTAAACTTCTTAAAAGAAGGAAATGAAGTTTTAATTAGAAAATTTGAAGAAGAAGTTTTAGATGTTGAATTGCCTGCAAGTGTTGATTTAGTAGTTACTGTAGCTCCAGATGCAGTAAAAGGAAACACAACAACTAACCCTCAAAAGAAAATTGAGGTTGAAACAGGTTATGAATTAGAAACACCTATGTTCATTAAAGAAGGAGATGTTATTTCTATTTCTACTGAAACAGGAAAATACGTAGGAAAAGCAAATAAATAA
- a CDS encoding MMB_0454 family protein encodes MNWLNVSFDSNQNYVVLEQAVNNALDIALKNYNMVRVVSNKVYFDENHSNVQIITQIKIKNKYQDKCFNLIKELSQELEEAIKRLIDKKPDNVEIVLKGFY; translated from the coding sequence ATGAATTGATTAAATGTTTCATTTGATTCAAATCAAAATTATGTTGTTTTAGAACAAGCAGTAAATAACGCATTAGATATAGCTTTAAAAAATTACAATATGGTTAGAGTTGTATCAAATAAAGTATATTTTGATGAAAATCATTCAAATGTTCAAATTATTACTCAAATTAAAATCAAAAATAAATATCAAGATAAATGCTTTAATCTTATTAAAGAATTATCTCAAGAATTAGAAGAAGCAATTAAGAGATTAATTGATAAAAAACCTGATAATGTTGAAATTGTACTTAAAGGTTTTTATTAA
- a CDS encoding MAGa3780 family membrane protein yields the protein MKKNKKLLFWNNFKEISTSSKITFIFGVILISLYVSITIVEWYYQSWRTFNAFNVIKGDIDKTLTNKMDQNVVYPSGVRLLWGGSTYWFTFMCNVFMGVMLLVYPLHKKSKKIQKFYFASIVYILIVVSAYWTGIMIVPSTFTELVFDQKIKSIIMHVIAPVIGVSTIFWERKSIKISNKDIWMYAIFPSSYMIFIIINYVMSYKFIKFGGTELDRGIVIYELVSFKYPLGYKGEITFIIVVLDLIMISLSILTAPIYGFLMRKLLRILKPHQRSLPKLVFNANKTKPKEDDSKKFKLLDLPFNDTQEIDFQKEMESKNTTEEYRKINKKLLKQFINSKSNNNKKM from the coding sequence ATGAAAAAAAATAAGAAGTTACTTTTTTGGAATAATTTTAAAGAAATATCTACCTCAAGTAAAATAACCTTCATCTTTGGGGTTATTTTAATATCACTTTATGTTTCAATCACTATAGTAGAATGATACTATCAGTCTTGAAGAACTTTTAATGCATTTAATGTAATAAAAGGCGATATAGATAAAACTTTAACCAACAAGATGGATCAAAATGTGGTTTATCCTAGTGGAGTTAGGTTATTATGAGGTGGTTCTACTTATTGATTTACTTTTATGTGTAATGTTTTTATGGGTGTAATGTTATTAGTTTATCCATTACACAAAAAATCTAAAAAAATTCAAAAGTTTTATTTTGCTTCTATTGTTTATATTTTAATTGTAGTATCTGCTTATTGAACTGGAATAATGATAGTTCCTAGCACTTTTACAGAATTAGTTTTTGATCAAAAAATTAAATCAATTATAATGCATGTTATTGCACCTGTAATTGGAGTAAGTACTATTTTTTGAGAAAGAAAGAGTATTAAAATTTCAAATAAAGATATTTGAATGTATGCTATTTTCCCAAGTTCTTATATGATTTTTATCATTATTAACTATGTGATGTCATATAAATTTATTAAATTTGGTGGTACAGAATTAGATAGAGGAATTGTTATTTATGAACTTGTTAGTTTCAAATATCCTTTAGGATATAAAGGTGAAATTACTTTTATTATAGTAGTTTTAGATTTAATAATGATTAGTTTATCAATATTAACAGCTCCAATTTATGGATTTTTAATGCGTAAATTACTAAGAATTTTAAAACCGCATCAAAGATCATTACCAAAACTGGTATTTAATGCTAATAAAACTAAACCTAAAGAAGATGATTCTAAGAAATTTAAGCTTTTAGATTTACCATTTAACGATACTCAAGAAATTGATTTCCAAAAAGAAATGGAAAGCAAAAACACTACTGAAGAATATCGTAAAATCAATAAGAAGTTACTTAAACAATTTATTAATAGCAAATCAAATAATAATAAAAAAATGTAG